TTGCCACGTTGAAGGCGTTTTCCGCCCCGCTTCTTGATCCACACAGGATCAGGATATCGTCCGCGTAGCGGACGATTCGATGCCCTCGGTTTTTCATGTGCTGGTCGAAGGCGTCGAGGTAGACGTTGGCGATTAGCGGACTGATCACCCCGCCTTGGGGGCTCCCTTGTTCGCTTGCTTGCCAGCCGTCTTGCGTCATGTTCCCGCTTTGCAGAAACAGCCGAATTAATCCCAGTATGCTTCCATCGGTCACCCGGCGACGAATGCTCTGGATGATCTGGTCATGGTCTAGGGTGTCGAAGCATTTCGACAGGTCCATGTCCACCACCCAGCGCCGTTGGTAGCGCCTGATAAACAGGCTGGCTTTGGCGATCGCCTGATGGGCACTGCGGCCCGGACGATAACCGTAGCTGGACGGATGAAAGTCAGGATCAAAGATCGGCTGCAAGATGTCCAGCAGTGCCTGCTGGACGACACGGTCACGAACCGTCGGGATTCCGAGCCGGCGGACGCCGCCGTCAGGCTTGGGGATTTCTACCCGCCTCACTGGCTTTGGTCGATAGCTCTTGTCCTTGAGTTCGCCCACAAGGGCGGCGATTTCTTCCGGCAGGTGGTCGGCAAAGTCCTCTACGCTCTGGCCGTCGATTCCGGCCTTGCCTTTGTTGGACCTGATTTTCGCGTATGCCCGAAGTAGTCTCTGTTCGTGTAACAGCCGGTCGTAGAGACTGTAGTAAATTTTCGCCATCTCTTGTGCTTCCTGCGTTTTCCTTCCTCGACGGTGAGCGCGTTTTGCCTGCCCTTCCTGGCCCGAGTGCCGACCTTTTCTATCCCGATGGGCAATATGGCTGCGGCATGGTTCGGGTTGCTTGGACGTGGACGGTTC
This region of uncultured Desulfuromonas sp. genomic DNA includes:
- the ltrA gene encoding group II intron reverse transcriptase/maturase is translated as MAKIYYSLYDRLLHEQRLLRAYAKIRSNKGKAGIDGQSVEDFADHLPEEIAALVGELKDKSYRPKPVRRVEIPKPDGGVRRLGIPTVRDRVVQQALLDILQPIFDPDFHPSSYGYRPGRSAHQAIAKASLFIRRYQRRWVVDMDLSKCFDTLDHDQIIQSIRRRVTDGSILGLIRLFLQSGNMTQDGWQASEQGSPQGGVISPLIANVYLDAFDQHMKNRGHRIVRYADDILILCGSRSGAENAFNVARNYLEETLHLRVNERKSRIVHSSEGVPYLGVIITSRYTRIQSEKVRQFKAKVKRITRRNTPVNLAKVIHDLNPVLRGFTNYFRVANCREQFRKLSRWIRRRLRAKQLTLWKKPQRLHRRLRQLGYQGEFKAIKMNSWRNAASNLANYAMPNIWFAKQGLFDLSRVETGYLPQSY